The genomic region TTGTCACCCGTTTTAAAGAGTGTCTTTATGGGAGCCAAAGTCTTTAAATACTTTcagaaatagaagaaaaatgGCGAATCAGCAAAGAAAGTAGTGATGTATGTGTGGCTGTTTCCTGTCCGTCACAGAAACCAGCCCCACCCAAGCCGGAACCAAAGGTCAAGAAGGCAGCAAAGGTAAGACACGCTAGCGCTGATCCTGAGTGAACCagacactgtttgtgtgtgtgtgtgtgtgtgtgtgtgtctttgtgtgtgtgaatatccAGCCTGCTAACAGCGTGTCTTGTGGCCACTGCAGAAAGAAAAGGCTGTGAACGATAAGAAGGAGGACAAGAAGACCAAGAAGGCGAAGGAGAACGCAGAGGCGGAGGCAAACGAGGAAAACCACTCTGAGAACGGCGAGGCCAAGACCAACGAGGTGGGTAGACCGCGACATCTGTCATTTACACGTAGACCTGCCGTATCCACTGAAACCGCCTCGAAGTGCTGATGTTGACCCCTAACCTGACCCGTCTACGATCTGTCCCGCAGGTGGAGGACGCCCCCGAGGAGGCCAAGGAGGAGGCCAAGTCCGAGTAGCACCAACGCCCtagcttcctcctcctcctcttcaatCCCTGTCCCTCCCCCCAAAcccccagccagccagccagccccCCCAAGTCTCTCACATGGTTTCCCTCCAAGGCGTATTGTTAACAGAGGAATATTTTTATCAATGATTTTATAAGTATCCGTACAGATTTTTAGCACAAAAAGCAAAGCTGATTATGGAGCGCCTTGCAGATTTGCAGTGGTCATATCAAGTGTCTGCAAGCAAGATGAACACactaaaatcttttttaaatggcattTCATGATTATTGAAGGCTTGTTTGGTGTAGAAAGTGTGTCCCTGCCGGATTGGCTATGTTGTGAGTTGTGTATTCCTGTGTTTTtcccctctgtcctcctcctcctctcttcttcctccacaGATTAGACCCTCCTCCCCCTACAGTTCAGCCTTTATCCATGTTTTATTATAACGGTTCAGCCATGTTAATGTGGGTGATTCTTTTAGACCTCCTAAATGTGCAGTGAGTTCCCTATTTGCTTCtgtctcgtttttttttttttttttttttttttNNNNNNNNNNttaaaaaaaaaaaaaaaaagcgtgttGTCCATAAGAAAGAGGAAGACGAACATGTGAAACATTCCGGGAACAGCGATGGCCTCCGACCTGTCTCCTAGACGACCCTGCGTGTGAAACAGCTCCTGCTCCATCCACGCTGTCATGTCAGCTTTTTTTAACACTctggtttttttaaacaattgaaTTTGGAAACCTTCTCTGACAAATGCAGGTGTCTGGTCCCTCTCTTATGTTCTGAAATtctcttaataaaaacaagtccTGGGAATTTTCCTCGATATCACGTGTCTCGCGTTTGTTTCTTTAAGAACTATAGAATGATAGAAGGTGGGAGCTTCCACATAAACACTActtattaaaagttaaaaaaggagGGGTTGTtacctttttaaaagtgtgcATCTACAGCTAAAGTCGACTTCAGAAATGGCACAGGGTGTCGTTCTCTCCAGTGGTTGTTTTGTaagtaaatgcaacattaaaACTTTAAAGCCACAGTATATTGTAGCCTTCAAACCTGTAACCTAGCTCTAATGCAGTCCATTAAGCCCATGTGAGAGCTTTtcagtgtgtatctgtgtaggGAGATGTCAGACCGGGTTAGTTCATTTTCTAACATGCAAGACCTAAAACAAGATTCAGACAGCCCCAGTGACCTTGGCCTAAATGAAACGCCTCAACGTAATTTCACTGTGTAAATCCAACCTTTCCTTGGAGGCTTCTGCTCAACGCTGGAAGTTAGTTGATCCTCCAAAACCCACCTTAGGTTGGTGTTAGCAGAGGATTTCCACCAACAGGATGGATCCGACAGGTCCGTTGCTACAGATCCACAGGGAGATCAGGACAGCAAAAGGTCAGCCAAGGGACACTATTCCCCGATAAAGAGGGTGTGTCTAAATAAGAGACATTTGCGTCTCCATTCTTTGTCTGTTAAAGAATGACTCACCCTTGTGACTCATTGAAATATTCCAGTAAAGTATTTACTCAATAACAGAATAAAGGCCCCAGCTGAAGCCTGCACCTTTTATTCCCCTTGTCTTATAGCCATCACATGACAGAGGGAAGTCATCTTTATTTGCCTTTAGGCATCACACATTCAGATTTCACTCTACATGATCTCAAGCATGAGTGCTGTGACCCACATTTACCCCCCATCCACACACAAAATATCACCAGCATCGCATAAAGAGCTCCATATTTAGTTCATGCATGCTGTGCTCCATGCACCGGCTCATATGAGAAGCCTGGAAGCAGCAGGAATGAGGACATGCATGTAGTCATTTAAGCAAACACAGTATGAATAGGTTTTCTgagctttgatgtgtgtgtgcgtgtgtgtNNNNNNNNNNGTGTGTGCACTTGCCTCCAGCAtcaacagtgtgtgaatgtggatAAGAATGCATGTTCGTTGTGTTCTCACTCACTTGATGCTCGTTATGATATGCAAGGCAACATTTGTGTTATTATATATGGTGCAAAAgacttgtattgtattgtatctatttaaaaatatattttttttttcaaagactAGCGCTTGTAAGATTTCTTATCACTCTAAATCACTGCCGGCATTTTCCCCACCAATGTGGGCTGTATGTTGGATTTCTTCCGCTATTCTGTGCAGCAGTTGCAGCCAGGTTGCAGCCCCTCTGACCTGCATTGTCATGGCCGAGCGGCGGGCTCCATTTTGTCGATATGTTGTTGGTGCAGAGCGTTCGTTGCGTCGCGCCGCCGCTAGATGGCAGACTTGCCTTATCCTTAACTCCTTCAAACACACGAGCTCTGCTCATGGCAGCCGCATGGATGttgtcactacccgatgtgagtcgagtgcagatttgagtcgcgcatgctcacatgtaaacggtttacggcatagggcgtcatacccgatgagagtcgagtcacatcatagacagttaaagaaatggaccaacagatcccgtcgTTCAGGATGGAGACCAGCGAAGGTAAATAGAAGCTGtctgatggctgagcgttactgcgcagcctccaactgagcttgaagacgtagatgtgagcaacctgtctgaaagttgtaagtttTCTGGTAGCTGTGTTAGGAgataggtatatgttaggagataacataggtacaggctacttactgctaactaacacgctagttaacattaacatagacgcaagctaattactgctaactaacatgctaNNNNNNNNNNacataggcacaggctaattacttcTAAcaggctagctaacgttaacatagCCACAGGCTAATTACCGCTAAAGTAAGATGCTAGTTAATGGTAACCTAGACACAgcctaattactgctaactaacatgccaggtaacattaacataggtacaggctaattactgctaacNNNNNNNNNNttaacatcaacataggcacaggctaattactgctaaagTAAGATGCTAGTTAATGTTAActtagacacaggctaattactgctaactaacatgctaggtaacattaacataggtacaggctaagTACTGatagctaacatgctagttaacattaacataagcACAGGCAAATTATTGatagctaacatgctagttaacgttagtaattaaacctaaacagctcttttgaagtccaaactgtctgcgagcttctcctgacaatgcGGTGATTTGTTTACAATGCGACAGTAAGTTGCATGggtatgacacaattgttagcctaatTTTATAAAACGTCTGCTATGGAGCTATGGGTCTGACCAAGGGGGTaaacctctcctctctaagcggaGCTCCtttggcgccattttaatgctacggagccataacctGCAGTTAGcttcccattgactcccattcattttggtgccactttgacagtgaatgaCTTTaaatctgaagcgtttaaagactctatttgttcattgtttatttctaaagaaacacaacaatgtataaaaggctccgttaccctgtagctcacgttatggctctgtagcagacgtttttataaaaataggctaacgattgtgtcataaccacacaACTTACTGTCAAAGagttgacaaatcaccgtataGTACAAGATAAACTGGCAGACAGTTAGGGCTTCTATTAGctttttaggtttaattactaatgttaaatagcatgttagttagccgTAATTAGCCTTTGACTATTTTaaagttaactagcatgttagttagcagtaattagcctgtgcctatgttaatgttaactagcatgttagttagccgTAATTAGCCTGTGACTATGTTaaagttaactagcatgttggttagcagtaattagcctgtgttaTGTTAATGTGAACttgcatgttagttagcagtaattagcctgtacctatgttaatgtgaacttgcatgttagttagcagtaattagcctgtgcctatgttatctcctaacatatgcctccgctctctgtctctgctgagcAACGGGGTCTGTTGGTCCATTCCTTTAACTGTCTACGGTCAGACCGGCTCTGTTCGAGTGtagatttgagtcacgcatgctcAGATTGAAACGGTTTATGACATAACTGAGATTTTTAAAATCCATGCATGAactaataaacttttctcattacaaacaataacaaaagatgggaatcatttcaaaaaagttGCAGCTTTCTGTGATTGTCTGACTGCCTACAtcagctcaaaacgccattcaactgacagctgtgttgtgtgtgatgctaacttgtagccagcagtgaaccaacttggttaagttggtccatttttactgtgttgacattacaaaagtctcgtaagcatcttgtatgctacttgttgcaaagtgacgcatgcgcgacacAAATCTTCACTCAACTCGGATCGGGGAGTGACAGATGTATTAAAAAACGGGCAGCCTGGGCGCGCTTTGATAAGCCTTCCATTTCATTAGCTGATAGCCTACATTAAAACGTGTTATTATGCCTTTCCCCTGAGGCGTATTACTAGGAATCAATGAAAAATAGGAGAAAGATCATAGCATTCATCACGAAAAGACACTTCAAAAGTGGATCCTTCCAggctttcaaaaacaaaacaaaatcccagTTCCTCTTTCATTCACATGCCCCCTCATACTTTCTTTTAATCCCCTGTCAGCATGCATCTGTTTGATTTAACCTGTACTCAACCAGACGGTTCAATTAAGAGCAGATTCTCATCCTCATGAATTCAGCATCCTCCGTGTGTTTATCTATTGATGGAGTGCAGGGATGTGAGGTGAAAACTAAAGGTAATGTAGGCTTATATTGATCACACAGAAAGTTCCTTATCTCAGACACGGTGGTCTgtctctcttgttttgtttgttgccaCGCCGCCTTCTTTCATCAGTGCAGCCCTTATTCCTCCTCCTATTGATCCGTCCATCCATCATGTGTCCTGTGATCAGCCCCTCGTACTCGTTAACGCCTTTGATACTGAGAGGCCTCCCAAAGAGCTGATTATTCCAATATTATTTCATCTTTTGTCTGTGCATGTTTGCAAACTGAATGCTTGTCTGCCCGCCTAACTGTCTGTCTCCACTTCATTTTAATCACAGGGGAGTTGTGCCCCCACCCCAGTGTGCACTCTCATTCTGTCCTCTCTAACTCTATGATGGGTTATGATATGTTGACTAAAATAGccccctttcccttttttcaaacatgCACATACCCTATTCTGTCATCCCACGCATTCCCAGCCTCCCCCCCTCACTCATCCACTGTCCACATCGCTCTGCTCAGGGTCTCACACGCAGGGTGGAGTGAATGAGTGTGTGAGCAATGTATGTTTAGCTCACACCCTCCCATGTGCGTTAACCAGTGTGTGAatgatgtgtgtgaattgttGTGAAAAGAACGTCACACGTTGTCACACTTTGTCAcacgatcacacacacacacacacacacacatagacacaagtTGCCAACAGGTAGGCCTATGCGTTGacattttgtgtggaaaaagcCTGAGTCAGATGTTGCAGACCGGACCTTAGTGATGCTGGAAAGGTTCTCCACGCCACTCTGAGACGacgttgctgttgttgtttgtgttcgaCTGTCTTGTTTATCTGCGAGGCAGGCGGCACCCTACGGGGGTGGGCTGTAACCTACAGGAGCAAGTGAATGGGAAGAGGCAGGGTGAaacgaaggggggggggggggggggggggggggggggggggggggggataataCTGGGAggtgaggaagaagagggaggTAGGGGAGGGTGGTGGAGGGAGGTAGAAAGGGAGAAGAGCTGGATGCAGATGGGGATCTATTTTCTCCGTGCACGCAGACAAGATGGAAATGAGTGGGCGTTTGTGACGTCaatcagtacacacacacacacacacacacacacacacacacagtgagacaCTCCCCTCCTTCAGTCCCATGCTAATACATGCTTCGCTGCAAACAGCAGCAGTGCCACAGATCACAGGCACCATCAGCACACACAAatacccccctctcccccccaaTCATCACCATCGCTACCACCAACACCACCAAATACAGACATGAGCAtaagcacacacatgcagacttGGGTCTCATCCATGACCGGGCTGAGGATGTCAGCCACTCCTTTTTTGGAATTCAGTGTTAAAATATTTACCATACCTCTCACTAAAAGGTAAATATGTTCATCATCCATAAGGCTAAAAGCCCATGAGTCAGAATGATCTATGGTTATTGTACATGTCTAACCCCCATTAGTGGCACATGTACTCAGATAATTACTTTACTAGTAAAGTACAGGATATACTACTTACGTGGGTACAGAACATAGGCCAGAACTAatactaatatactgtatgtactgtatatatatattttatgatgCGATATTCCTCCAACGCAAGACCCTTTCCGAGACCATTTAGCAgtgattggtttatagaaatgcaaacaacccccAACCATTTCTTCTCCTATCCaggatcgtgtgtgtgtgtgtgtttgtgtgtgtgtgtgtgtgtgtgtgtgtagatgccAGTGCTGCGGAGATAGGTCCGGCAATGCGAGACTGGGCGACATCAGGAGCATCTGGAAAGGGGGCGGTTTCACCTTCATTTGGTCTCTCCAGAAACCAATGGGTCGTCACGGAGACCACGTCCTCATTCCTCATTTGATAGAGTCTATGACGCCAAACCTCCAGTTTGTCATAATGGCTTCtgtcaaaaaattcaaagtCTCAAGCCCAAGCTGAGAAAAATCGGATGACAtcactatgacatcatcagggtcaTTTCTTCTTTCTCACCTTTActtaatttaacccttgtgttgtcttcctgtcgaccgtgcaacttttttttgctttttgtgggtcaaaatgtaaacttttttaaaaacgttttgGTCGTGTTTTTCAAAAgtgaaaagtgtttttgtcaatgacgtttttgtgtctttttcccTCCACATTTTTGAAGCGTTTGcggacatttttgtcacttttttcaacgttctttcatgacaacatttttttaatgctgtcaaataaataaatttgaccCCTAGGACAtcacgagggttaaaaaaaagtaagttttaTCAGTGCAGAATATAAATCGTGGTAGGGTAAGGTTAGGTCAAATAATTTGTGAACTCAACTCTTCACTCACTCTGTTGTAAATCTGCCTTCCTCCCGCCTGACTGATCACTTGTGATGTAAGCCTGTGTCTTTTTCACCTGTCCAACATTTGCATAAGGGATGTCTCAGTGAACCATACGTTCCTGAAGGGACTGGATACCAAAGAGACAAGCAgacaggagacacacacacacaccattcagGAAACACAATATTTTCCACATGACTGCCCAATTTGGATTGCTGTAAGAGGAGATAAAGTCATACTGGCACGATTTGAGCCTGAACATAGCACAGAGGGGTTGTGAGTGGAATAACAAAGCAATATGATCGACAGGTTCAATTCCTCAAGGTTTACTGATCCGGGCTCCGTGTATGGCGTGCATTTGGCAAGTTTGCCTTTAAGAAATCATCCATCCATGTCACTGAGTCATGACGACACACACTTCTATCTAGAGAAATGAAAAACTATTTTTGAAACACTCCTCGCTGCCTTGCAAATCTTGCTGTTATGGATGATTTAGCGAATAAAGTATGAGTGGATGTATTTTCAAAGTGTaggcgatgtgtgtgtgtgtgtgtgtatatttctgatGAGGAGGGATTGGTGGGTGGTATCAGAACTAAATATGCAGCAGTCATTTGCCTTGCCAATTGTTCTATTCATTTGAGTTAAATGGCTTTTCATTAGGGTTTTTATCCTCTTGTACCCTCAGCTGGGAGAGGACGGAGTCATAGCAGTCAAGGAAGCAGGTGGGTGGGAGGCACACAGTGGGTAGGGGGGGGGACATGAGAAAATTAGAGGACGTGGGTGGTACGGGTTAAGGAGGGTGAATGAAGGAGGTAGTagtgaatgaaaaaaaggaTGAATGGTGAATACTATAAATCCATTTATTACCTAGTCACGCAAAGAGAAATCCAGTCTGCAACAGAGTAAAAAACACCTTGCAAATGATTGTGGCTTGCGCTTTAAATACCAGGTTCAGTGGTGTCTATCTTGGCAATGGTATTCAATAAACATTGCTCTCACATGAGACTTTGAAGGGGCTGGGGATGGCGATGGACGGAACGTTACAGAGGAATTCATTTGGACAACAAGTTGAAGGGAGTATGGCCGCCAGCCACAATGATCTCCTCTCAGGCTTCTGCTAACtctgcttttgttttcatttattctgCAGAGGctgtgtgtgcacacaaacCATTCCTATTTTAACCCCGAGGTATGAATAGATTTGGAAATCTGAACAGATAAAAACACTTGTTTGTCAGATATGATTGTGGGAAGGTAGTCGAATCAAAATGTGTTGGTCGGAGCgcctgagagacagagagaaggacagCCGTGTGGGTGATGTtctctttttgtctcagtgagactgaatctgtttttttgaGGGTGGACGGGTGGGCAGGCCATTAGGAAAATTGATGTGCATGCAGCTGTGTGCACGTGCACGCTCATGCACGTGTGCGTATGCTCGTGCTCTCGTAGTGCTGCCGTCACTGCAGCCACATCACTGTGATTCCCCGGTGACTGAAGGCCTGACAACCTCCCAcgctcccccccccacacacacacacactctatgtcCTTTGCATTTCGGTCTCCACCTCATCTCAATtctcccatccatccatctctctctctttctctctccactttaTTCCTTTCATTTCATCCACCTCTATTCctaattgttttggtgcttgttTTGATCTCTCACCCCCTCATTCGCTGTGTGGGTCTTCCCTGTCATTCGTCATGCTATCTGCACCCACCTTGCTGCTCGTCTCTGTCTCTATGGAAACCCCAAGTTGACAAGAGTGGCTCAGAGGTCTGTGAGACGCTGATACAGACCCTATTAGGTGacacactctctttttctcccagaGAGCCACATGCTTCTAACCTTGCACACACAAGTGCAAGTATTAAGTGTGTGTAAAAAGATGATGTGTGACTGTGCCACTACTTGCTatcacacaaccccccccccccccccccccccccccccccccccttcctcggTGGAAAGAGACGCCCCCATCTCCCATTGTGCCTATGACTTATCGGTGGTGTGAAGTAGGAGGAAAGGATGGAGATAATGTGGGAGTAAGGAGGGAAGACTATTGTTTCATTATACTAGGTCTCTTCAATTACTCAGTGGAGAAGGGGACCACCTGATGCTGCCTCCGCACAAATATTCCCAttggaagcacacacacaaacacacacatgtatacgcACACTCTGAGACTCCCTCCTCCCCTGTCTCTCCTTTCAGTTTCACACCTCACAAACTCTTACCCTCCCATTCACACGTCGTTGAAGCTGCTGTGTTGCGTAGACCGTGCGTCATTCGGGTTCCAAATGCATCTGAAGGGCAGGTGATTTGTGATAAGAGGCCTCCGACAGACACATTTCCACAGCGATGGGTCGCTCTCCTGGACACCATCAGGATTTGACGGTCACGCTTAAGTGGATCATCGCATAGCGCAATCATGGGGAGGATACGTCAGCTGTACGGCATGTCGTTTAGCAGAAAAGTGGAAATGAGAACGGAGCACATAGCAACAAAGAAAGACTTTTTAAAAGAATTCTGAAGGTTTGTTGAGTTTCTCCtttattttatcaaaatgtaCATGAATGAACTACAACAAAGGACTACATTAAAGAAGACATCAAAACGGGCAGCAGAAACAGGGGTCAACAATTGAAGACACAGACCCAACCCAACCCAAGGCCCACCCCATTACACCCCCCAGTGCAGTGAGATAAAGACATGCCAATGATGTCTCACATTTAGGCACTTGATTTCCTACAGAACCATCTTTGGTCATATTTGCTGTAGCACAGCTTTGAACTTCGACTCAAACAGGTTTGAGGTGGATTTGGAACTCGTTTCCTGTGGATTCAGACTTGAATTAGAGGATGCTGATTCACGCTGAGAGGAGTCACAcaagtttaaaatgtaatttgctcGGTTTAGACAGATCTGCATCTGCTATGTTCAGAGATGACCCAAAGATGGTTATAACCTGACCACCTCCACAGAGTTAACTTTAGCATTCAACAAATCAACACTACAGTACTTTACGTGATACAGAAAGGACTCTACACGAGGGAAAGGAATCAAGCACTACATCTTAACACAATTTATCTTAAAACAATGCAGTGTATCTGCACACAATATACTGTGATCAATACTCTGTACAGTCTACTGCAAAGGCATTGTTGTTGGCATTTTTCTGTAGGATTTAACCAGTCTGTTTAGCACTGAGTATTATCTTCTGCAAAAATAGAtccatttttaataaattaaaagccTTTGCTTTGACTTCAATATGTGATCTATATATTAGTTACTCATGCATTGTCCAACTCTGTGTGCGTACAGCAGGTTTGTTTGCGTGTAAGTATGTaagggtgtgtttttgtgtgtaagtgttgtgcatgcatgtgtatgttCTGAAATAGGTACTGTACACACTGGTAGACCTGTCCCtcagtatttcttttttcagaatACACCCCTTCAGTAAAGGATTAACAAAGTTACATTAAACTGTTTAAGAAGCATAGGAGTCACACAGTATTTGGCAGTGAGAGAACAGTCCTAATTTATCCATgc from Etheostoma spectabile isolate EspeVRDwgs_2016 chromosome 10, UIUC_Espe_1.0, whole genome shotgun sequence harbors:
- the LOC116696600 gene encoding non-histone chromosomal protein HMG-14A, producing MPKRKTAVTEGGDKDGGPQRRSARLSAKPAPPKPEPKVKKAAKKEKAVNDKKEDKKTKKAKENAEAEANEENHSENGEAKTNEVEDAPEEAKEEAKSE